In one window of Gossypium arboreum isolate Shixiya-1 chromosome 4, ASM2569848v2, whole genome shotgun sequence DNA:
- the LOC108457650 gene encoding uncharacterized protein At5g41620 yields the protein MMSMQNLGEIDMENLLPGKIRKRGCSSSASSSSSIMQNYRFKRAILVGSKRGGSSTPVPTWKLMMRSPSMASMLRAMESPRYAGSQSGSKLKGQQQQQQQQQPVSARKLAATLWEMNEIPSPRRKEGNVERRKMKEGREKGAAARSVHSGSLPPHLSDPSHSPVSERMDRSGTGSRQRRASSVSHRLRHTDNNVGVLDSVSNASLMEIETRSHAQTPKGSTVGVKTRLKDVSNALTTSKELLKIINRMWGHEDRPSSSMSLISALHAELERARLQVNQLIQEQRSDQHDINYLMKCFAEEKAAWKNKEQKVVEAAIESIAGELEVERKLRRRFESLNKKLGKELAETKTSLLKSVKELESEKRARVVIEQVCDELARDISEDKAEREELKRESAKVLQEVEKEREMLQLADVVREQRVQMKLSEAKYHLEEKNAAVDKLRNQLENFLGTKRENEKGRCSLNEPNSEEIAAYLNRVHFGSHPSEENDEDGEVEDAIECEEDSAESDLLELNMDNNSSSNNKNYKLVYAFAARDSREPQINEDITGRKSASSKLPRRSTSLQRSISDGIDWGMQKDRHQDSVDNDLEWNRFTELEKQVETKGYGDEMHGYKAVKGLREHLLSGTRAGRVYASPTCSSRDINNVAQERPPLVPGSVPKSRLAESRSEANNARKSRW from the exons ATGATGTCAATGCAAAACTTGGGCGAGATTGACATGGAAAATTTACTCCCAGGCAAAATCAGGAAACGAGGGTGTTCATCTTCAGCTTCGTCGTCATCATCAATTATGCAAAACTACAGATTCAAGAGGGCGATTCTAGTGGGCAGCAAAAGGGGTGGATCCAGTACCCCCGTGCCTACATGGAAGCTGATGATGAGATCGCCTTCAATGGCGTCAATGCTACGAGCTATGGAGTCTCCTAGGTATGCAGGATCACAAAGTGGGAGTAAATTGAAGgggcagcagcagcagcagcaacaaCAGCAGCCGGTTTCGGCCAGGAAGCTGGCTGCGACGCTGTGGGAAATGAATGAGATACCGTCGCCTAGAAGAAAGGAAGGAAATGTGGAGAGGAGGAAAATGAAAGAAGGGAGAGAAAAGGGAGCAGCTGCTAGGTCGGTTCATTCGGGTTCTTTGCCTCCTCACTTGTCTGATCCTTCTCACAGCCCTGTTTCTGAG AGAATGGATCGATCTGGAACTGGTAGTCGCCAGAGAAGAGCGTCATCTGTTTCCCACAGGCTTAGGCATACTGACAATAATGTTGGAGTGTTGGATTCAGTTAGCAATGCCAGTTTAATGGAG ATTGAAACTAGATCTCATGCCCAGACTCCCAAGGGATCAACTGTTGGTGTTAAGACTCGTTTGAAGGATGTCAGTAATGCCTTGACAACATCTAAAGAACTATTAAAAATTATCAACCGCATGTGGGGTCATGAAGATCGTCCCTCGTCAAGTATGTCCCTTATTTCAGCTTTACATGCTGAGTTAGAGAGAGCTCGTCTTCAAGTCAATCAGCTTATCCAAGAGCAGCGCTCTGACCAGCATGATATCAACTATTTAATGAAGTGTTTTGCTGAAGAAAAGGCAGCATGGAAAAACAAGGAGCAGAAAGTTGTCGAGGCTGCTATTGAGTCTATTGCAGGTGAACTTGAGGTGGAGAGAAAGTTGAGGAGACGTTTTGAAAGCTTAAACAAGAAGCTTGGGAAAGAACTAGCTGAGACTAAGACATCTCTTTTGAAATCAGTGAAAGAACTTGAGAGCGAAAAAAGGGCCAGGGTTGTAATTGAGCAAGTATGTGATGAACTAGCCAGGGATATCAGTGAAGATAAAGCTGAAAGGGAAGAGCTAAAGAGAGAGTCTGCCAAGGTTCTTCAAGAGGTTGAAAAGGAAAGGGAGATGTTGCAGTTAGCCGATGTGGTGCGTGAACAGAGAGTTCAGATGAAGCTCTCTGAAGCTAAATATCATCTTGAGGAGAAGAATGCAGCTGTCGACAAACTGCGGAACCAACTCGAAAATTTTCTAGGTACAAAAAGAGAGAACGAAAAAGGGCGCTGTTCTCTAAATGAACCTAACAGTGAGGAGATTGCTGCCTATTTAAACAGAGTCCATTTTGGTTCCCATCCTAGTGAGGAAAATGACGAGGATGGAGAAGTTGAAGATGCAATTGAATGTGAAGAAGACTCGGCTGAAAGTGATCTCCTAGAATTAAATATGGACAACAACAGCAGCAGCAACAACAAAAACTACAAGTTGGTGTATGCTTTTGCTGCTCGTGATTCAAGAGAACCTCAAATAAATGAAGACATCACAGGTAGAAAATCTGCCTCTAGCAAATTACCAAGGAGGAGTACTTCTCTACAGAGGAGCATATCGGACGGAATTGACTGGGGCATGCAGAAGGACAGGCATCAAGATTCTGTTGATAATGATTTAGAGTGGAATAGATTTACTGAATTGGAGAAGCAAGTAGAAACAAAAGGTTATGGAGATGAAATGCATGGATATAAAGCTGTAAAGGGTCTTAGGGAACACCTTTTATCTGGTACAAGGGCTGGTAGGGTTTATGCTAGTCCAACATGTTCTTCAAGAGATATCAACAATGTAGCTCAAGAGAGGCCACCTTTGGTGCCTGGTAGTGTTCCGAAGTCGAGGCTGGCAGAATCCAGGAGTGAAGCCAATAATGCTAGGAAATCAAGATGGTGA